A portion of the Mycobacterium paraseoulense genome contains these proteins:
- a CDS encoding AAA family ATPase gives MSRPGDDAARQLTLTARLNTSAVDSRRGVVRLHPSAVAALGIREWDAVALTGSRTTAAVAGLAGPDTPVGTVLLDDVTLSNAGLREGTAVIVGAVTVYGARSVTLSGSSLASQSISPVTLRQALLGKVLTVGDAVSLLPRDLGPPFSTSAAARALAASVGISWTSELLTVTGVDPAGPVSVQPNTLVTWGLGVGSGAPAGGAMPSLELLDVASPETVLEELKGSQPQAAKLAEWLKLALDEPHLLKTLGAGANLGVLVSGPAGVGKVTLVRAVCDGRRLVKLDGPEVGALNAEDRLKTVGSAVQAVRDGGGVLLITDVDALLPATPEPVAALILGELRTAVATEGVALIATSARPDQLDARLRAPDLCDRELSLPLPDAGTRKALLESLLKSVPAGSLDINEIASRTPGFVVADLAALLREAALRAASRASADGRPPELSQEDLLGALTVIRPLSRSASEEVAFGLQVGGVTLGDVGDMAEARQALTEAVLWPLQHPDTFARLGVEPPRGVLLYGPPGCGKTFVVRALASTGQLSVHSVKGSELMDKWVGSSEKAVRELFRRARDSAPSLIFLDEIDALAPRRGQSFDSGVTDRVVAALLTELDGVNPLRDVVVVGATNRPDLIDPALLRPGRLERRVFVEPPDAAARREILRTAGKSVPLSDDVDLDEVAAGLDGYSAADCVALLREAALTAMRRSIDATDVTAADIAAARQVVRPSLDPMQVDALRAFAKGP, from the coding sequence ATGAGCCGGCCGGGCGACGATGCGGCCCGTCAGCTCACGCTCACCGCGCGGTTGAACACCTCCGCGGTGGACTCGCGCCGCGGCGTCGTCCGCCTGCATCCGAGCGCGGTCGCCGCGCTCGGCATCCGGGAGTGGGACGCGGTGGCGCTGACGGGTTCGCGGACCACGGCCGCGGTGGCCGGGCTGGCCGGCCCGGACACCCCGGTCGGCACCGTGCTGCTCGACGACGTGACGCTGTCCAACGCCGGGCTGCGCGAGGGCACCGCGGTGATCGTCGGCGCGGTCACCGTCTACGGCGCCCGGTCGGTGACGCTGTCCGGCTCGTCGCTGGCCAGCCAGTCGATCTCGCCGGTCACCCTGCGGCAGGCCCTGCTGGGCAAGGTGCTGACCGTCGGCGACGCCGTGTCGCTGCTGCCCCGCGACCTGGGCCCGCCGTTCTCGACATCGGCCGCCGCCCGCGCGCTGGCCGCCTCGGTGGGCATCAGCTGGACCTCGGAGCTGCTGACCGTCACCGGCGTCGACCCGGCGGGCCCGGTCAGCGTGCAGCCCAACACGTTGGTCACCTGGGGCCTCGGTGTCGGCTCCGGCGCCCCGGCCGGGGGCGCCATGCCGTCGCTGGAACTCCTCGACGTCGCGAGCCCGGAGACCGTCCTCGAGGAACTCAAGGGATCGCAGCCACAGGCCGCCAAGCTCGCCGAATGGCTCAAGCTGGCGCTCGACGAGCCGCACCTGCTCAAGACGCTGGGCGCGGGCGCCAACCTCGGCGTGCTGGTGTCGGGCCCGGCCGGCGTCGGCAAGGTGACGCTGGTGCGCGCGGTGTGCGACGGCCGCCGGCTGGTGAAGCTGGACGGGCCGGAGGTCGGCGCGCTGAACGCCGAAGACCGGCTCAAGACCGTGGGCTCGGCCGTGCAGGCCGTCCGCGACGGCGGCGGCGTGCTGCTGATCACCGACGTCGACGCGCTGCTGCCGGCAACCCCCGAGCCGGTGGCCGCCCTGATCCTGGGCGAGCTGCGCACCGCGGTGGCCACCGAGGGCGTCGCGCTGATCGCCACCTCCGCGCGGCCCGACCAGCTCGACGCCCGGCTGCGCGCGCCGGACCTGTGCGACCGCGAACTCAGCCTGCCGCTGCCGGATGCCGGTACCCGCAAGGCGCTGCTGGAGTCGCTGCTGAAATCGGTGCCCGCGGGCTCCCTGGATATCAATGAAATCGCTTCCCGGACACCGGGTTTCGTGGTCGCCGACCTGGCGGCGCTGCTGCGGGAGGCCGCGCTGCGCGCGGCGTCGCGCGCCAGCGCCGACGGCCGGCCACCCGAGCTGAGCCAGGAGGACCTCCTCGGTGCGCTGACGGTCATCCGGCCGCTGTCGCGGTCGGCCAGCGAGGAGGTGGCCTTCGGCTTGCAAGTAGGGGGGGTCACCCTGGGCGACGTCGGCGACATGGCCGAGGCCAGGCAGGCGCTCACCGAGGCCGTGCTGTGGCCGCTGCAGCACCCTGACACCTTCGCCCGGCTGGGCGTCGAACCGCCCCGCGGGGTGCTGCTGTACGGGCCGCCCGGGTGCGGCAAGACCTTCGTCGTGCGCGCGCTGGCCAGCACCGGGCAGCTGTCCGTGCACTCGGTCAAGGGCTCCGAGCTGATGGACAAGTGGGTGGGAAGCTCGGAAAAGGCCGTCCGCGAACTGTTTCGGCGCGCCCGCGACTCCGCCCCCTCGCTGATATTCCTCGACGAGATCGACGCGCTGGCGCCCCGGCGCGGGCAGAGCTTCGACTCGGGCGTGACCGATCGCGTGGTGGCCGCGCTGCTGACCGAGCTCGACGGCGTCAATCCGCTGCGCGACGTCGTCGTGGTGGGCGCCACCAACCGGCCGGACCTGATCGACCCGGCGCTGCTGCGCCCGGGCCGGCTGGAGCGGCGGGTGTTCGTCGAACCGCCCGACGCCGCCGCCCGCCGCGAAATCCTGCGCACCGCGGGCAAATCCGTGCCGCTGAGCGACGACGTCGACCTCGACGAGGTGGCCGCCGGGCTCGACGGCTACAGCGCCGCCGACTGCGTGGCACTGCTGCGCGAGGCGGCGCTGACCGCGATGCGGCGATCCATCGACGCCACCGACGTGACCGCCGCGGACATCGCGGCGGCGCGCCAGGTCGTGCGCCCCTCACTGGACCCCATGCAGGTCGACGCGCTACGCGCCTTCGCCAAAGGCCCGTAG
- the pssA gene encoding CDP-diacylglycerol--serine O-phosphatidyltransferase, with product MISKPRGRPSVNLQILPSAMTVLSICAGLTAIRFALEHQPKAAMALIAAAAILDGLDGRVARILDAQSRMGEEIDSLADAVNFGVTPAIVLYVTLLTKSPAGWVVILLYAVCVVLRLARYNALQADGSQPAYTHEFFVGMPAPAGAVSMIGLIGLKLQFGEGWWTSTTFLCIWITGTSMLMISKIPMRKMHAAAVPPSWAAPLLALLAICAAAAVLAPYVLIWVIIIAYLCHVPFAVRNQRWLAAHPEAWSDEPKQRRAARRAIRRAQPHRRSMARLGLHKPGGRLR from the coding sequence ATGATCAGCAAGCCGCGCGGCAGGCCGTCGGTCAACCTGCAGATCCTGCCCAGCGCGATGACCGTGCTGTCCATCTGCGCGGGCCTCACCGCGATCCGGTTCGCCCTCGAGCACCAGCCCAAGGCCGCGATGGCGCTGATCGCCGCGGCGGCCATTCTGGATGGACTGGACGGGAGGGTGGCCCGCATCCTGGACGCCCAGTCGCGCATGGGCGAGGAGATCGACTCGCTGGCCGACGCGGTGAACTTCGGGGTGACGCCGGCGATCGTGCTCTACGTGACGCTGCTGACGAAGTCGCCGGCCGGTTGGGTGGTGATCCTGCTCTACGCGGTGTGCGTGGTGTTGCGGCTGGCGCGCTACAACGCGCTGCAGGCCGACGGCAGCCAGCCCGCCTACACGCACGAGTTCTTCGTCGGCATGCCGGCGCCGGCGGGCGCGGTGTCGATGATCGGGCTGATCGGGCTCAAGTTGCAGTTTGGTGAGGGCTGGTGGACCTCGACGACGTTCCTGTGCATCTGGATCACGGGGACCTCGATGCTGATGATCAGCAAGATCCCGATGCGCAAGATGCACGCCGCGGCGGTGCCCCCCAGCTGGGCGGCGCCGCTGCTCGCCCTGCTGGCGATCTGCGCGGCCGCGGCCGTGCTGGCTCCCTACGTCCTGATCTGGGTCATCATCATCGCCTACCTCTGCCACGTCCCGTTCGCGGTCCGCAACCAACGCTGGCTGGCCGCCCACCCCGAGGCGTGGTCGGACGAACCCAAGCAGCGCCGCGCCGCCCGCCGCGCGATCCGCCGGGCCCAACCGCACCGCCGGTCGATGGCGCGGCTCGGGCTGCACAAACCGGGTGGGCGCCTGCGATGA
- a CDS encoding phosphatidylserine decarboxylase yields the protein MARRPRPIGPTAEDPAFSPQHALELVRSTVPPVHPAGRPFIAAGLAVALAGRRYRWVRRAGLLAAAACAGFFRHPPRVPPTRPGAIVAPADGVVCVIDSAAPPAELGMGDTPLPRVSIFLSLLDAHVQRAPVSGEVIAVQHRPGRFGSADLAAASTENERTSLRIRTPNGAEVVAVQVAGLLARRIVCDARVGDKLTVGDTYGLIRFGSRLDTYLPAGAEPLVHQGQRAIAGETVLAELP from the coding sequence GTGGCACGACGCCCCCGCCCCATCGGCCCCACCGCCGAGGATCCAGCTTTCAGCCCGCAGCACGCGTTGGAGTTGGTGCGCTCGACCGTTCCGCCGGTACATCCGGCCGGCCGCCCGTTCATCGCCGCCGGGCTCGCGGTGGCGCTGGCCGGCCGCAGATACCGGTGGGTGCGGCGGGCCGGCCTGCTGGCGGCGGCCGCCTGCGCGGGGTTCTTCCGCCACCCGCCCCGGGTGCCGCCGACCCGGCCGGGCGCGATCGTCGCCCCCGCTGACGGGGTGGTCTGCGTCATCGACTCCGCCGCCCCGCCCGCCGAACTCGGCATGGGCGACACACCGCTGCCGCGGGTCAGCATCTTCCTTTCGCTGCTGGACGCGCACGTGCAGCGCGCGCCGGTGAGCGGCGAGGTGATCGCCGTGCAGCACCGGCCCGGCCGTTTCGGCTCGGCCGACCTGGCCGCGGCCAGCACCGAGAACGAGCGCACCAGCCTGCGGATCCGGACGCCCAACGGCGCGGAGGTGGTGGCGGTGCAGGTCGCCGGGCTGTTGGCGCGGCGCATCGTCTGCGACGCGCGCGTCGGGGACAAGCTGACCGTCGGCGACACCTATGGCCTGATCCGGTTCGGCTCCCGGCTCGACACCTATCTGCCGGCGGGCGCCGAGCCGCTGGTCCACCAGGGCCAGCGCGCGATCGCGGGCGAAACCGTGCTGGCCGAGCTGCCATGA
- a CDS encoding VOC family protein: MITGVAHTGVCVPDCEAAVAFYRDVLGLSVLSPPYVMTGDAIRDDMGELVGDPSMKAAIVGFDGDGDRVLEVIEYLGEDGRSGGRALTDHGLSHVGLICADLDATRAELEGKGVRFLVSGTAEVARVRTTWFVDPWGVVFILVEKSRPQRPYYAQWD, from the coding sequence GTGATTACCGGAGTGGCCCACACCGGGGTGTGTGTTCCGGATTGCGAGGCCGCCGTGGCGTTCTACCGCGACGTGTTGGGCCTGAGTGTGCTCTCGCCGCCGTACGTCATGACGGGTGACGCCATTCGCGACGACATGGGCGAGCTGGTCGGAGATCCCAGCATGAAGGCGGCCATCGTGGGATTCGACGGCGACGGCGACCGGGTGCTCGAGGTCATCGAATACCTCGGCGAAGACGGGCGCTCCGGCGGCAGGGCCCTGACCGACCACGGGCTGTCCCACGTCGGGCTGATCTGTGCGGACCTCGACGCCACCCGGGCGGAGCTGGAGGGCAAGGGCGTGCGCTTCCTGGTCAGCGGGACCGCGGAGGTCGCGCGGGTCCGCACCACGTGGTTCGTCGACCCCTGGGGTGTGGTGTTCATCCTGGTCGAGAAGAGCCGGCCGCAGCGACCGTACTACGCGCAATGGGACTGA
- the moeA gene encoding molybdopterin molybdotransferase MoeA: MRSVAEHQRVVAELIRARPAVTAALAEAQGLVLADDVVARLALPVFDNSAMDGYAVRAEETSGATPEHPVVLEVAEDIPAGRTDELTLQPNTAHRIMTGAPLPAGATAVVPVEDTDGGVDMVSIRAPRPEGAHIRRAGEDVAAGTTVLRRGQPVTPAMLGLAAALGMAELPVIPRQRVLVMSTGSELVSPGNPLRPGQIYESNSIMLAGAVRDAGAEVVAVVTAEDDVTQFSALLDRYAADADLIITSGGVSAGAYEVVKDAFGREGDQGVEFVKVAMQPGMPQGIGRVAGATIVTLPGNPVSALVSFEVFIRPALRNAMGLPDAERPHRAAVLTESLTSPRGKRQFRRAVLDRDSGTVTSYGPPASHHLRWLASANALLDIPEDVVEVSEGTELKVWDLT, translated from the coding sequence GTGCGGTCGGTAGCTGAACATCAACGTGTCGTAGCCGAACTCATCCGGGCGCGCCCGGCGGTCACCGCCGCGCTGGCCGAGGCGCAGGGGCTGGTCCTGGCCGACGACGTGGTCGCGCGGCTGGCGCTGCCGGTGTTCGACAACTCCGCGATGGACGGGTACGCGGTGCGCGCCGAGGAGACGTCCGGCGCCACGCCCGAGCACCCGGTGGTGCTCGAGGTCGCCGAGGACATTCCCGCCGGGCGCACCGACGAGCTGACGCTGCAACCCAACACCGCGCACCGCATCATGACCGGCGCGCCGCTGCCCGCCGGGGCGACGGCCGTCGTGCCGGTCGAGGACACCGACGGCGGGGTGGACATGGTGTCGATCCGGGCGCCGCGCCCGGAGGGCGCGCACATCCGCCGGGCCGGCGAGGACGTCGCCGCCGGCACCACCGTGCTGCGGCGCGGCCAGCCGGTGACACCGGCCATGCTGGGCCTGGCGGCGGCGCTGGGCATGGCCGAGCTGCCGGTGATTCCGCGCCAGCGGGTGCTGGTGATGTCCACCGGGTCGGAGCTGGTGTCGCCGGGCAACCCGCTGCGGCCGGGCCAGATCTACGAGTCCAACTCGATCATGCTGGCCGGGGCGGTCCGCGACGCCGGCGCCGAGGTGGTCGCCGTCGTGACCGCCGAAGACGACGTCACGCAGTTCAGCGCGCTCCTCGACCGGTACGCCGCCGACGCCGACCTGATCATCACCAGCGGCGGGGTCAGTGCCGGCGCCTACGAGGTGGTCAAGGACGCCTTCGGCCGCGAAGGCGACCAGGGCGTCGAGTTCGTCAAGGTGGCGATGCAGCCGGGCATGCCGCAGGGCATCGGCCGGGTGGCCGGCGCGACCATCGTCACCCTGCCGGGCAACCCGGTGAGCGCCCTGGTGTCGTTCGAGGTGTTCATCCGGCCCGCGCTGCGCAACGCCATGGGCCTGCCGGACGCGGAGCGCCCGCACCGGGCCGCCGTGCTCACCGAGTCGCTGACCTCGCCGCGCGGCAAGCGGCAATTCCGCCGCGCGGTGCTGGACCGCGACTCCGGCACCGTCACCAGCTACGGCCCGCCGGCATCCCATCACCTGCGCTGGCTGGCGTCGGCGAACGCGCTGCTGGACATCCCCGAGGACGTGGTCGAGGTGTCGGAAGGGACCGAGCTGAAGGTCTGGGACCTGACCTAG